The genomic stretch CGATGCTCTTCTTGGTGAATTGCTTGAAGACGATACGACCGTCCTGCGGCAGGCGGCGCTCGGAGATGTCGAGGTTGGCCATGATCTTGAGACGCGCGACGAGCGCGGGCGCGACCTTGGCCGGAAGCTTGAGCTTGGATTGGCAGATGCCGTCGATGCGGTAACGAACCGCCACCTCGCGCTCGCCGGGCTCGATGTGGATGTCGCTCGCGCCCCCGATGAAGGCGTCCTCGATGATGCGGTTGGCGAGCTGGATGATCGGCGCGGATTCCTCTTCGAGATCCGCGGCACGCAGCTCGCCGTCGACGTCCGAATACTCTTCGCCGACGGCGGAGACGACGTCGTCGAACTTCTCGGAGTGCTTGAGCGAGCCGGAGTTGAGCCGATCGCGGATCTCCTTCTCGGCGGCGAGCAACGGGACGACGCGCTTGCCCGTGAGTTTCTGAATCTGGTTGGAGACCGTGAGTTCGAAGGGGTTCGCAAACGCGACCATCACGAAGTCTCCGAGGAAACTGACGGGCAACACGACGTTCTGTTGGCAGAACTCGAGATCGAGGTGCTCGAAGGTGCCCTTGTGCACACGCAGCCGTGCGACGTTGAAGGGCGACATGCCGAAGGCACGCGCTTTGGCCACGAGGAGCTGGTGCGCGTCGACGCGATACTCTTCTTGCAGGAGCTGATCGAGGGCGTCGCCGGTGATTTCCTTGGGCGTGGCGACGATGGCCGCCTGGTTCTCGGGCGTGAGGGCGCGCAGGCCGACGAGGTTTTCGACGATCGCGCTTTGGAGTCTGCCGATGGCCATGGCGATCAGGAGGCGACGGCGGTCCCGGCGATACCGGCGCGTTCGCTTTCGAGTTTTTCGAGGAAGTCTCCGATGCAGGCGAGCGTGCTGCCGTACCAGACGATCGTGCCGCCGAGGTGTTTTTCCCAGTGCTGGCGCACGGCGGGACTCATGGCGTAGGCGCTCGCGAGGTAGTGGATGTCCCCGTCGCGATCGAACGGCACCGTCCAGGTCGCCCAACAAAGCCCGGTCTCGAGACGGAGTTTGAGGTCGTCGTTGAGATCGAGTTCGCGCGGGTCGACGAGGCCCAGCGACATCTCCTCGACCATGTATTCGAGCACCTGCTGCTCGGCGAGGACCTGCGTGTCGTTGAGGAGCACGTGGAGCAGGCAGATCTCGCGGTCGGCGGCCTGGTCGAGGTTTTGCAGGAGCTTCTCGTTGGCAGCCTCCAGCTCCTCGACGCCGATGAGGTTGGCCTCGACGAGCGCGGCTCCGAGGAGCCGGTTGCTGCGCATGATGATGGGACGGTATTCGGACATGTCTGGCGGTGGCCTCCCTGCGCACGGAGGCGTTTTCCGCCAGATCAGGAGGCGGTATTACCCAGCCGTACCCTCCGGTGGAGTTCCTCCTTGAGCTGAGGGATTCCCTCTTCGGTCAGGCAGGATATCGGCAGAACATCGACCTGATTGAGCTTCCGGAAACGACGCAGGTTCTTCGCCGCGATGTCCTCGTCCATCTTGTTGGCGACGACGAGGCGGGGCTTCTCCAAGAGCGCGGGATCGTAAAGCTCGAGTTCGCGCAGAAGATGTTGATAATCATCGCACGGGTCGCGGCCGTCGGTGCCGGCCATGTCGAGCATGAGCAAAAGGAGGCGGCAGCGCTCGATGTGCCGAAGAAAACGATGGCCGAGGCCGCGATTTTCGTGCGCGCCTTGGATGAGGCCGGGGATGTCCGCGAGGGTGACGCGGCCGTAGAGTTCCGGGTACTCGATGATGCCGATCTGCGGATGGAGCGTGGTGAAGGGATAGGCGGCCATCTTCGGACGCGCCTTGGTCACGAGATTGGTGAGGGTGGACTTGCCGGCGTTGGGAAAGGCCACGAGGCCGACCTCGGCGATGCTCTTGAGCACGAGGTGAAACTCGCCGCGCTCGCCCGGCAGACCGGGGTTGGCGCGACGCGGGGTGCGCGTGGTCGAGGACTTGAAGTGCGTGTTGCCCCACCCGCCGTTGCCGCCCTTGGCGACGATGAACTCTTCCTTGTCGGCGAGGACCTCGGCGACGACGCGCCCGGTCTCGGTTTCGGTGATCACCGTGCCCGGAGGCACCCGCAAGATGCAGGGTTTGCCGTCGGCGCCGTGCTGATCGGCCCCACGCCCCGCCTCGCCGTCTTGGGCGCGCCAGTTGGGGCGGAAGCGGTAGTCGTTGAGGTTGTTCACGTCGTGGTCGCCGACGATGACGACGTCGCCCCCGCGCCCGCCGTCGCCGCCATTGGGCCCCCCGAAGGGGATGAATTTCTCCCGGCGGAAACTGATGCAGCCGTTGCCGCCGTCTCCGGCGCGCACACTCACGGTGACTTCATCGATGAACATAGCCGACCCATCATCATGGCCGCCGCTTCGCCCGCAATGGGGAAAAAACGCCCCTCGGTGCCGTCACCACCCCGCGGCGTCGTAGACCTCGACCAACGCCACCCCGGTCAAACCCTCCCGCCCCCGCACCTGCGCCGTGTAGGCACCCGGGGGCAGGTAGAGCAACAAAGCCGCGTCCGCCGACCGCTCGGGCAGTTCGAAGGCTCCCACGCGTGCCATGGTCTCCTCGACGACCCTCCGCGCCGGTCCTTCGCTCCAGCTCTCGGAACGCGCCACCGCAGTCCCCCCCTCGAACACGATCAGCTCCGGAAGCGCCAGCACACCCGCGACCGAGAATCCCTGCAACGACTGCCCCACGCCCCGCACGAGCACCAGCGCCGGGTCCCGACCGCCGATCACGAATCCACCGATCGCGATGGCGTCGCCCTCCCCGACTCGCAACCGCGCCGAGAGATTGATCAACCGCGCCGTCTCGCTCCCGAAGCCGGCGTCGAAGACTTCCGCGAGGACGTTCCCACCGTTCGCGACACCCGCCGCCGGCGTGACCTCACCCGAAAACTCTCCCGCGCCCACTTCGCTCACCAAAGCGGCATCGGCCGACCCGGCCGCGAGATCGAACGCTCCCGCGCGCGCCGTCGCCGCCAAGAGTGTCGCCACGTCGCCCCCGGCATCCCAACCCGCGTTCTCCGCCACCACGCCTGCCGAGCCGAGCAGCCGTAACGCCGGTCGCTCCAGCCGATTGCCGACGCCGTACTCTTCCAGCCCCGGCCCTACCCCTCGCACGAGCACGGGGAGCGTCCCGCCGCCCGACACGACGAAACCCGCGATGAGCGTGTCGTCGCCCGTCCCCGCCTGCCCGCGCGTCGAGAGATTGAACAAGCGCGACTCCGGCACCACGCCCTCCCGCAACAACACCGCCCTCCGCGCCACCGCTCCCGGTCGCGCTAGGTCGAGGCGCAAACGCCCGTCGGTGATCGAGCCCGCCCAGTTCGCCCCCTCTTGTGTGGAAAAACTGAATACACCGTCCGCACCGATCGATCCGGTCGCGACCCTCCCGCCGCCGGTCTCCTCGATCGCGAGCGTCACCGATCCACGCCGCACCGAGGCCGTCGCCCGCTCGCTGCCGTAGAGCACCCAACCCTCGTAAAGTCCGTCCAGCGGCCCCTCGTCCGCCGGCGCGTCCACCCGCGCCCCCGCGAAGAGTCCCTCGCTCCCGAGCGTCCCGCTCACCGATCCGTCCCCCGCGATCTGCCCCGAGACGACCACACCACCACGCGTGGTGAACGAAAAACTCCCGAACGCCGAAACCACCACGTCGGCCGCCGCGACCCCCGCACCCGAGTCTGCGAAAAGCCGTCCGCGCCCAGCCCCGT from Opitutales bacterium ASA1 encodes the following:
- the obgE gene encoding GTPase ObgE; amino-acid sequence: MFIDEVTVSVRAGDGGNGCISFRREKFIPFGGPNGGDGGRGGDVVIVGDHDVNNLNDYRFRPNWRAQDGEAGRGADQHGADGKPCILRVPPGTVITETETGRVVAEVLADKEEFIVAKGGNGGWGNTHFKSSTTRTPRRANPGLPGERGEFHLVLKSIAEVGLVAFPNAGKSTLTNLVTKARPKMAAYPFTTLHPQIGIIEYPELYGRVTLADIPGLIQGAHENRGLGHRFLRHIERCRLLLLMLDMAGTDGRDPCDDYQHLLRELELYDPALLEKPRLVVANKMDEDIAAKNLRRFRKLNQVDVLPISCLTEEGIPQLKEELHRRVRLGNTAS